ACCTCATGGCGCCAGCGTCTCGATCGCCCCGGCTCTTCCCGTAACGGTGGAGTTGGTGGAGCCATACTACGTTTATGGCGGCTATCACTATTATTACAATAATGCCCGGTGGTACTATTCCCGTTCGCGGAGTGGTCCCTGGATCGATCTACCCAGGGAACGTTATCCCAAAGAGGTGAGAAGAAGGGGTAAAGATCGCGAGCGCGGAGATCAGGGCAGAGGGCGGAAGACCGGACATGATCGTGATTAGTCGGGAACGGTTGCAATAAGCGAAGTTTGCAAAAAAATCAGAGAATTTCTTACCGGACTGGCCGTTGAGCGGCTGGTCCGGATTGTTAAAATATTTTCTTGACTTCTCAACTCATTTTAGTTCAAAGTCTTTCCCGCAAGGATCACTTGACTTTAATCGTGTATTATCGATGGCCCAAGGCACGGTAAATGGAAGGTCCCACGATCTTAATTTTCCGGTAAAAAAGGAGCGTGTAAAAAACATGGCTGATGACAGCATTGATTCCAAAGTATATCGTAAACTTCAGCAAAAACTGGATAAACTGCCGATTGCTTTCCCTGCCACTGAATCCGGCGTGGAAATTCGGATATTAAAGCATCTGTTCACCCCCGAACAGGCGCAAATCGCCTTATCGATGAGCTTCATCCCTGAACCGGCGACCGTTATTCAAAAACGCCTGAAGAAAAAATACCCCCTTCTTGCCGATCTGGAAAAAATTTTGGACAAAATGTCCGATCAGGGCAGCATTGCCCGGAGCATCACCAAAAACGGGCTGAAAATCTTCAGCGTTACGATGCTGGCGATCGGCATGTTTGAATTTCAGGTGGCCCATCTCACAAAAGAGTTTTATGTGGATTTCAAGCAATATATCGATGAAAAATTTCGCGACACCCTCCTGAATCCCAAATTTACCCAGCTCCGTCCTGTACCGACCAAAGGCTCCATTACCCCCGATCTCAATATCATGCCTTACGATGACATTCGCCAGGTTCTAACGAAGCATCGTGGCCCTTTCCACGTGGTTGACTGTATCTGTAAAGAGGGGCAGGACTTGCTCGGTCAGCCCTGCAAGGTAACCAAAGAAAGGGAGCTTTGCCTGCTCTTTGGCACGGCGGCCCGCAATTATAAAGACCACGGCTGGGGACGGGAAATTACCCGGGAGGAAGTTTTTAAAATTTTGGATAAAGGCGAGGAAGACGGCCTGGTGGTGCAGCCCTCCAATTCCCAATATCCGTTTTGCGTCTGCCTGTGCTGCGGCTGTTGTTGTGAGGTGTTATCGAACGCAAAACTCCTGGACAACCCTGCCCAGTATTTCTATTCCAACTACCACGCGGTTACCGATGACGATCTCTGCATCGGGTGCGGCTTGTGCATAGACCGCTGTCAGATGGAGGCAATTACCCTGGAAGATGGTAAAAGCAAAGTTGATTCAGGGAAATGCATCGGCTGCGGGCTATGTGCAACAGTTTGCGACACACAAGCCATTCATCTGCAGAAAAAGGAGCAAATAACCGTTCCGGCGAAGGACACCACGCAATTTTATCTCAATCTGATGCGGGCCCGGGCGGGAAATGCCAAAATGATCCTGATGATGACCCGCCGCGCCCTGGGAATGGCCACCCCCTGAAATCCCCATCTGCCATTGATATGACGCAAGAGAAATGGCCGACGATATTGGGGTAAAAATCTCTGAAATCATGGATGCCCGAGTGCTTTTGTCGGGCATCCATGATTTCAGATAGTTAAAAACTGGATTATGAACATTAAACTTCGTTTTCCCGCTTAAAATCATTGCGGGAATGACAGAGTCGGGACTTTTGCAATTGGCTCAAACCAGCAGGTTTTACTAGTGGACAAAAAAAGAGAAGCCGCCGTTTTTCTCCCCGAAGACCGGAAGATTTGCGAAACGCTGCTCGGCGCGGCGGCAGAGCGCAAAGACAATGAGAAAACCCTGCCGGAGCTTGCCGTATCGTTGGGCAAGCAGTTTCTCGGCGCCCCCTACCAGCCGCAGACACTCGAGCGCGAAGGCGGAGAAATCCTTGTTGCCAATCTGCGCGCCTTTGACTGCATGACCTTCGTCGAAAGCGTCATCGCACTGGCGCTTGCGATTAAGTCAGGGGAAACCGACTGCCAATGTTATCTGGAGAAACTGAAGAAAATACGCTACCGGGGGGGCCTGATAGACGGCTACCCGTCTCGCCTTCATTACTTCACCGATTGGCTTGGAGACAACGAACATAAGGGGTTGGCAGTTGACATGACTTCACGCCTCGGGGGCCTTCCCGTTAACAAAAGCTTCAATGAACTGACCCGCCACCGCGACGACCATCCGCCCCTCCAGGATGACGCCATTTTTCGAAAAATGCAAAAGGTGGAAGCGGCCTGCTCAAGGCGCGCCTTTCATTTCATCCCGAAGGAGCGCTGGGGGGAGACGGAAGGGGGAATTGCCGACGGAGACCTTATCGCGATAACAACCAACCGGGAGGGGATCGACGTTCTTCACGTCGGATTTGCCGTGCTGGTCAAAAAAAAGGCCCACCTTATGCATGCATCCAGTAAAGCCGGCGCGGTAGTTTTATCAGACGTTACGCTGAATGGCTACCTGCGGGAAAAGCGCTCCCGCACCGGGGTAATCGTCGGCCGCCTGCGCGCCTTGCCATCCCGGCGGGAAATCACAACCAATTAATCTCCGCCCCGGCTGGGACGCAGCGGGGGAAAAGCCCTTCATAGCTCGGCCAGAATCTCTCCGACCATCGCGTCATCGTACGCAACCTCCCGGTAAATGTCGGCCACCATTGCAGCGGTCAAGGCGTCAAAATCCCTTTCCCGGGGCGTAATAATCACCCCGCCCATATCGGCAGCCCCGGGGCTGACGACATGCTGCTGCTCCCCTTCGCGAAAAAATGCGTCCGGACGATGCTTCAAGCGGGGGAAAAGAAGCAGTTGCCAGCCTTCTTCCGTACGGGTGCAGAAAATGTTCAGTGGCGGCTCGCCCGCGGAAACGGTTATCCTGCTTCCGAGAATCCCCGAAATTCTTGCAACCGCGCCGCTGACGGCCGAATCGCTGCTTCCGCGGATTACCAGAACGCCCCGCGCCAGTCCCTTTATTCTGAATATCTCCACCCCATCCATGATCTTTGCTTCACTCCGATTTTCTGGAGCAAGCGCCTCCTCTTCGATCGGCATAAAACCGCAGGGCGCCGCCTGAAAGTGCAGGTGGTCGGGCGCCGAGGCGCCGGCCCGGGGGCCATTGTAAAAAACGGTCATCCCGGGGCCAAGATCATCGGCAAGCATCAGCAGTAATTCCATGTTTTCCGAGAGCGACTGCGGCGTATGCCGGATGGCGGCGATCGTCAAATGGCCCGGGAAGATCGGCGCCGGATTACAGAGTACATTGTAATCATCACGGTACAGGATTGCTTCCTGCTCGACGGGAAGATTTTGCGGACACAAAAAACAGGGCCGCCTTTTTATCGCTTCCGGATCGAGCTTCGCCCCGCTGCTGACCATCCGCTGGGGATTGCACTGTATCTGCACCCGCCATTTGCCGCCGTCGATCTCCCTGGTCAGGGACTTCTCCAGGGCGGCATAGCCCGCAGCGAGGGCGGGCCAGTTTTTTTTCTGTTTCTTGAGCAACTGCGCAGCCGATTCGGCAAGCGCGCCCGGCCCTTTTCCCCCGGTAAAAACTGAAAAATATTCTTTTTCTGACAGATGTACGGCTCGGTCACTTGCCATCAAAAGCGGTTTCCTTTCTATTCATGGTCTGGCGCGCCTTAATCTCTATAGTCCGAAGCCGATCCTTGTAGGCATTGTAACGATTCACCTGCTCTACCGTCAAAACAGAATCGGTGTTGCCTCCCCAGCGGCGGCAAAGGTAGAGGCTTTCGTATATCCTGCCGATGCGGTATTCCCGGGAGAGGCGCAGGGCAACCGCATAATCCTCTCCATAGCCGACGTTCGGAAACCCGATCTGCCTCAGCAGGGCTGTGTCAAAGGCCCTCGGCGCGCCGACGCCGTTGACGCGCAGGATGTTGTTCCTGCCGTTTTCTTCGCTCCACTCGGTATGAGCGATCAGCCCCGGCGGAATCTCCCGCAGGCCGGCATCGACAATCGTATAGGAACCGACGGCAAGCGCGCAGTTCTCCGTTCGCAGCAGCTCGACAAGCCGCTGGAGGACAGCTTCCCCCCCGTAGAGGTCGTCGGAATCGAGCTGAACGGCATAGCGGCCGCACAAGGTGGAAAAGACGGCCTCGTTCCAGCAACCGCCGATCGAGAGATCGAACCGCCGGGGAATGACGAGTTTCAACTGCGGCGTTTGTTCGGCCAGCCCCAAGAGGATATCCGTCGTTCCGTCGGTTGAATGGTTGTCAACAACGATCACATTGAACGGAAAATCTGTCTTCTGGGCAAGGGCGCTTTTGACTGCGTCGGAGACAGTCTTCACCCGGTTGCGTATCGGAATCACAACGCTCGCCTCCACGGGAAACGCCTGCGGGGAGGCGGGAATATCTTTCCACTTTGGCGGCAGCCATGCCCCTGTCCGTTTGAGATGCGCCGTCGCCGCATCTTCGCACTCTCTTTGGAAATCACGGTTTCGGGGATCAACGTAGGCAAACCCTCCCTTCGCCTCCCCGGACTTTTCGATGCCGTTTTTTACAATTATGCTGAGGCGTTCCGGTAGATGAAGCAACTCGTGCTCTTCCGAAATTTTCAGGCGCAGATCATAAAAACCCGCCCAGCGGCAGGGAGCAATTGCCCCGTATTTTTTCAGGGCATGACGGGCGGCCTCAACATCCATCATAATTAACGGGCCAAAATCGAAATCGTCGCGGATACTCCCTGCCTGGTAGTCGTTAACCGGATGGTCGCTGATGACGTCATTTTTCAACTCGGCGTAATCCGCATAGATCATTCCTGCGCCGGTTGCGAGGGCAATAGACAAAAGACGCTCCGGGGCGCGCAGATCCGGCCGCACATCCCCGCCGGCTACATACAGCAGATAGCGGGTGGCAACTTGGTAGATGATTTCATTCCAAACCTGCCCGGAATAAATATCCGCAGCCGGAATGGCTTCACAACGCGCGACGGGGGTTGCCTGAGCACCGGCGGCGAGCAGCAAAATCCGGCTGATCAGGGGATTCTCGATGATTTCGTTCATCATCTTGTCCCGAGAGCCCCTGTCCCGGGAAGTGACGATGGTGAGCATATCCTTCATAATGGTGTTTCCGTCATCGCGGCCGAGAAAAACAGGAAAACGGCGATTTCCCCTGTGCCGAAAAACCGCCGTTTGTGATTTCATGGACTTGGCTGACAGACAGGCAACGCCTCATCCTTGCGGACGGAGCCGCTCCGGAAGCACAGCCTGCGGCGCCCAATCCGCGGGGATAAGCTGCCCGGGTTTCTCGCCAAGCTTTTCGGTGAGTTTCTTCAGACCGGGACGGGCGAATTCCCTGTGGCCATTTTTCTCCGTCCGCCCGTTGTAAATCGCCTCGGAACGCAGCCGCCGGCCAATGGTCTTTTCCATCTGCTTGCCCAGCGCCAAAACCCGGTCAACGTCATATCCGTGTTCGATCCCCATTTCGTCAATCATCACCAGCAGATCCTCCATCGTGATGAGGCCGACATAGCGCGGATCCTTGTAATAATATTCCCCGGTGCCTTTTACCGGGCAATCGTTGAGGAAATTTGCCGGCTGACCGCCCAGGCCGCCGAGCGTCGCCTCAAAACGGCAGATGCCGGCCTGCATCGCGGCCAGAACTGACGCGGATGCGATCCGCTTCGTTTCGTGAAAATGGGCTAAATGCACCTCGGGGTCGGGGATCGCATCCAGAATCATCGAGTAGTACCGGTAAACATCAGCCGGCGATGCGGAACCGTCGTGGTCGGCGTGCTCTATGTCATACGCTCCCAACTCTAAAAAACGTTTGGTGAATTCGACGGCATCCGCCATATCGGTCGCGCCGGTAATCGGGCTGCCCCAGATCGTGCTGACCGTTCCGTTCATCTTGATTCCGACGTCGGAGGCCTTCTTGATGCACCGCTCCACCTCTTTCCAGTACTGGGAAAGCGTCGTGCCGGAATTGGCAAAGTGGTGCTCCGGATCAGTAGAAACCATCATCAGAATCCGGTCCGGGCCGATCCCCCGCTTGCGGAGCTCAATCGCCTTATCCACCGCCACTTCCCGGATGGTAACGGCAGTAAAGGTAAGTTCGGCCGGATTGATGCCCCGGCGTTCGCAGTTTTTCCGGAAACGCTCCCCGCGGAAATGCGTCAGTACCGCTTCCGCATCCCTGAACTGGGGGATGCCCGCGGGATTGCCGAGGTTGGTGAGCTCTATCTCCCGGCACCCCGCCATTATCATCTCTTCGGCATAGAAAATCTTTGCCTCGGTGGAGATGGTTTTCTCCTCATGCTGAAACCCGTCACGGATCGTAATATCGCCGATCGTCACCTTCCTGGGCATCCGGGGGAAAATCTTCCAGTAATCATACTCGGTCATAAAACACGTTCTCCCTTTTTTTCGATTTTATTGGTGGATGTCACCTTTGGTGAGCAGCTACCTGAAGAAGCCGGAACGAAGCCTGAACCCGGCAGTTTTTAAAGGGCCGACACATCAGGGATGTTGATCTCGAGCATCTTGATGCTGGCCAGAATGCGGCTGGAGTTGCGGTAGAGGGCGGGAAAATCCTCGCCCATTGCCTTGATTTCCTCCGCCGTTTCCCGCAGCGAATTGATTTTTTTTCGAATTTCCTGCAGGTCTTTTTCTCCCGTCATGGTTTCTCCCTTCAATGTTTTTGTCGCAAATCCTTGAATCTTTTTGCCTTTACGTCATATCTGGGTAGAGTGCCGTAGTCGTGAAATTCAAGATTATAGCCGAGGTTGGTGTTAAGCCGCAATTGATCCTTCAGATTGGTTTCGATGCGCTTACGTTCTTCCTCCCGTCCTTTAACTATCTCGATTTTGAGGGTGATGCGGTCAATGTCGCCTACCTTGTCAACGATTACCTCGAACTCATCGGCCAGGCCATCCATCCCTCTGACAACCTCCTCAATCGCCGAGGGAGACAGCAGCACCCCCTTTACCTTGGTAATGTCGTCCGACCTGCCGACAACCCCGCCCTTGATCATCCGGAAGGTTCTTCCGCATGAGCAGGGATCAGGCGCCCATTCGATGATGTCTTTGGAGTCGAAGCGGACGCAGGGCTGGGCCTGCCGGTCGAGGGCCGTGATGATCATTTTGCCCCGGCGCCCCGGCTCTTCGATATACTCCCCTGTCTCGACATCCTGAATCTCCACAAGGAAAAGGGCCTCGTTCACATGCAGACCGCCGGTTTGTTCCTGGCATTCATAGCTCCATGCGCCGATCTCGGTAGCGCCGGCATGGTCAAAAACCTTGGCGTTCCAGGCATCTTCCATCCGTTTTTTGGTCGCGGGGATGCTGGCGCCCGGTTCTCCGGCGCAGGTGATCCGGCGGATGGAAAGCGAGCGTGGATCGATGCCCATCTTCCTTGCCGTATCGGCCATCCCGAGCACATAGGTGGGCGTCGCCATCATGGCGGTACACTCAAGTTCCTGAATTTTCAGGATTCTTGCCTGGGTATCCAGAACCCCGCCGGGGACTATCTCGGCGCCGATTTTTTCCACTGCGTAATGGCCGGCCCAGAAGGCGACAAAGACATTGTATCCGAAAGGCAGGAAAACCCGGTCGCGGGGACGATAGCCCTGCGCCCAGAGGATGTATGCCCAGCTTTCGGCCCACCACTCCCAGTCCTGCCAGGTGTCTGGTTGATAAACGGGCTGGCCGGTGGTGCCGCTGGTTTGCCGGAATTCCGCCACATCTTCAAGAGGCACGCACAGCGCATCGCCGTAAGGGAAGGGGTCCTTGCGCTGAATGCCCCGCATCAGCGATTTTTCCACAGAGGGGATCCGCCGGATATCTGCGAAGGAATGGATGTCTTCAGGTTTGATTCCCGCCTTTTCGTAGAGCCCGCGGTGAAATTTCGAGCGCTCATATGCCCAACTGAAAATCTTTTTGAATTTTTCGAGCTGGAGCTTGCGAAGTTTTTCACGCGACAGCGTTTCGAGATAGGGATTCCAGTATTTTTGTTCAGAAAGCAAGGCAATACTCCTTTTTTAAAGCTATTTCATCATAACTGAAGGAAGATAAGTGGCAATCTGCGGGAATATAAACAACAGGAACGCCGCGCCTACCAGACTTATGAGAAAGGGATAGACCCCTCTGTAAATAACGCCGAATGGCTGTTTCGTGACTGCCCTGACCACAAAGACGTTGATCGCCACAGGGGGAATAACTACCCCGATCATGACGGTAATCGCGATGATCATGCCGAACCAGAGGGGATCGTAGCCCAATTTGATTATGGCTGGATAGAAGATAGGGGTAGCCAGGATCATGAAGGCCAGATCATCGATGAAGGAGCCGCCGATCAGGTAAACGATGGCGATGATGACCATGATCACATCGGGCGTTAGGGGAAGGGAGATGATCCAGTCCGCCGCCAGCATCGGAATTTTTGTCCTCGTGAGAAAATGGCCCAGCACCGCGGAGCCGGCAATCAGCATGAGCACCATGCTGGCCGTGCGCAGGGATTCCACAACCGATTTGATGTATCCTTTGAAATTGATGTCCCTTTTGATAACGGATAAAAGCAGGACGGCAAAGGTGCCGATGCTTCCCGCTTCTGTGGGGGTGAAGAAACCGTACATCAAGCCGCCGATGATTAGAAGAAATACGCCAACAACCCACAGCACCTCGGGCAGCGAGGCAATCCGGACCTTCCATGTCGATCGCTCGCCTTTGGGTCCAAGTTTTGGATTGATCCTGCACCAGAAATAGATGGTAAGGATGAAGAAAAAGGCGATCATCAATCCCGGGACAAGGCCGGCGAGAAACAGTTTGCCGATGGACTGCTCCGTGATGATGCCGAAGAC
The DNA window shown above is from Syntrophobacterales bacterium and carries:
- a CDS encoding 4Fe-4S binding protein, which codes for MADDSIDSKVYRKLQQKLDKLPIAFPATESGVEIRILKHLFTPEQAQIALSMSFIPEPATVIQKRLKKKYPLLADLEKILDKMSDQGSIARSITKNGLKIFSVTMLAIGMFEFQVAHLTKEFYVDFKQYIDEKFRDTLLNPKFTQLRPVPTKGSITPDLNIMPYDDIRQVLTKHRGPFHVVDCICKEGQDLLGQPCKVTKERELCLLFGTAARNYKDHGWGREITREEVFKILDKGEEDGLVVQPSNSQYPFCVCLCCGCCCEVLSNAKLLDNPAQYFYSNYHAVTDDDLCIGCGLCIDRCQMEAITLEDGKSKVDSGKCIGCGLCATVCDTQAIHLQKKEQITVPAKDTTQFYLNLMRARAGNAKMILMMTRRALGMATP
- a CDS encoding DUF1460 domain-containing protein translates to MDKKREAAVFLPEDRKICETLLGAAAERKDNEKTLPELAVSLGKQFLGAPYQPQTLEREGGEILVANLRAFDCMTFVESVIALALAIKSGETDCQCYLEKLKKIRYRGGLIDGYPSRLHYFTDWLGDNEHKGLAVDMTSRLGGLPVNKSFNELTRHRDDHPPLQDDAIFRKMQKVEAACSRRAFHFIPKERWGETEGGIADGDLIAITTNREGIDVLHVGFAVLVKKKAHLMHASSKAGAVVLSDVTLNGYLREKRSRTGVIVGRLRALPSRREITTN
- a CDS encoding DUF4922 domain-containing protein, whose translation is MASDRAVHLSEKEYFSVFTGGKGPGALAESAAQLLKKQKKNWPALAAGYAALEKSLTREIDGGKWRVQIQCNPQRMVSSGAKLDPEAIKRRPCFLCPQNLPVEQEAILYRDDYNVLCNPAPIFPGHLTIAAIRHTPQSLSENMELLLMLADDLGPGMTVFYNGPRAGASAPDHLHFQAAPCGFMPIEEEALAPENRSEAKIMDGVEIFRIKGLARGVLVIRGSSDSAVSGAVARISGILGSRITVSAGEPPLNIFCTRTEEGWQLLLFPRLKHRPDAFFREGEQQHVVSPGAADMGGVIITPRERDFDALTAAMVADIYREVAYDDAMVGEILAEL
- a CDS encoding glycosyltransferase family 2 protein gives rise to the protein MKSQTAVFRHRGNRRFPVFLGRDDGNTIMKDMLTIVTSRDRGSRDKMMNEIIENPLISRILLLAAGAQATPVARCEAIPAADIYSGQVWNEIIYQVATRYLLYVAGGDVRPDLRAPERLLSIALATGAGMIYADYAELKNDVISDHPVNDYQAGSIRDDFDFGPLIMMDVEAARHALKKYGAIAPCRWAGFYDLRLKISEEHELLHLPERLSIIVKNGIEKSGEAKGGFAYVDPRNRDFQRECEDAATAHLKRTGAWLPPKWKDIPASPQAFPVEASVVIPIRNRVKTVSDAVKSALAQKTDFPFNVIVVDNHSTDGTTDILLGLAEQTPQLKLVIPRRFDLSIGGCWNEAVFSTLCGRYAVQLDSDDLYGGEAVLQRLVELLRTENCALAVGSYTIVDAGLREIPPGLIAHTEWSEENGRNNILRVNGVGAPRAFDTALLRQIGFPNVGYGEDYAVALRLSREYRIGRIYESLYLCRRWGGNTDSVLTVEQVNRYNAYKDRLRTIEIKARQTMNRKETAFDGK
- a CDS encoding pyruvate carboxyltransferase, producing the protein MPRKVTIGDITIRDGFQHEEKTISTEAKIFYAEEMIMAGCREIELTNLGNPAGIPQFRDAEAVLTHFRGERFRKNCERRGINPAELTFTAVTIREVAVDKAIELRKRGIGPDRILMMVSTDPEHHFANSGTTLSQYWKEVERCIKKASDVGIKMNGTVSTIWGSPITGATDMADAVEFTKRFLELGAYDIEHADHDGSASPADVYRYYSMILDAIPDPEVHLAHFHETKRIASASVLAAMQAGICRFEATLGGLGGQPANFLNDCPVKGTGEYYYKDPRYVGLITMEDLLVMIDEMGIEHGYDVDRVLALGKQMEKTIGRRLRSEAIYNGRTEKNGHREFARPGLKKLTEKLGEKPGQLIPADWAPQAVLPERLRPQG
- a CDS encoding AMP-binding protein, which codes for MLSEQKYWNPYLETLSREKLRKLQLEKFKKIFSWAYERSKFHRGLYEKAGIKPEDIHSFADIRRIPSVEKSLMRGIQRKDPFPYGDALCVPLEDVAEFRQTSGTTGQPVYQPDTWQDWEWWAESWAYILWAQGYRPRDRVFLPFGYNVFVAFWAGHYAVEKIGAEIVPGGVLDTQARILKIQELECTAMMATPTYVLGMADTARKMGIDPRSLSIRRITCAGEPGASIPATKKRMEDAWNAKVFDHAGATEIGAWSYECQEQTGGLHVNEALFLVEIQDVETGEYIEEPGRRGKMIITALDRQAQPCVRFDSKDIIEWAPDPCSCGRTFRMIKGGVVGRSDDITKVKGVLLSPSAIEEVVRGMDGLADEFEVIVDKVGDIDRITLKIEIVKGREEERKRIETNLKDQLRLNTNLGYNLEFHDYGTLPRYDVKAKRFKDLRQKH
- a CDS encoding TRAP transporter large permease produces the protein MSEVTIGIIGLSTVLILFLTGIELAFAMALVGFIGFSYLVSFNAGMNLLAKDFFDAFTSYGFTVIPLFVLMGQIAFNAGIAKRLFDAAYKFIGHIPGGLAMATVAGATVFKAICGSSPATAATFASVAVPEMDRYNYNKSLSTGTVATVGTLGILLPPSVTLIVFGIITEQSIGKLFLAGLVPGLMIAFFFILTIYFWCRINPKLGPKGERSTWKVRIASLPEVLWVVGVFLLIIGGLMYGFFTPTEAGSIGTFAVLLLSVIKRDINFKGYIKSVVESLRTASMVLMLIAGSAVLGHFLTRTKIPMLAADWIISLPLTPDVIMVIIAIVYLIGGSFIDDLAFMILATPIFYPAIIKLGYDPLWFGMIIAITVMIGVVIPPVAINVFVVRAVTKQPFGVIYRGVYPFLISLVGAAFLLFIFPQIATYLPSVMMK